From Lysinibacillus sp. SGAir0095, the proteins below share one genomic window:
- the sigK gene encoding RNA polymerase sporulation sigma factor SigK, protein MSGIFASLMQLWLDIPSLLGYLKGQAFHRPFTKEEEAKAIERFMAGDEQARLDLIERNMRLVAHVVKKFHPQHEQLDDYISIGTIGLMKAVSSYTPDKKTRLATYAARCIENEILMHLRAQKKVQKDVSLFEPIGVDKEGQSLQIRDLLQLEEQPAIDKIEQKESFEQLYAYLNTLDPRELEIIVYRYGLNDNDPLTQKEIAKKLKISRSYVSRIEKRALVKLYQQFKHNQAEKENRKADIESSHLSN, encoded by the coding sequence TTGAGCGGAATTTTTGCATCACTAATGCAGCTTTGGTTAGACATTCCGTCATTACTTGGGTATTTAAAGGGGCAGGCTTTTCATCGACCTTTTACCAAAGAAGAAGAAGCAAAAGCAATTGAACGCTTTATGGCCGGCGATGAACAAGCACGTCTCGACTTGATTGAAAGAAATATGAGGCTTGTTGCACATGTCGTCAAGAAATTCCATCCACAGCACGAGCAGCTAGACGATTATATATCAATTGGTACGATCGGGTTGATGAAAGCGGTTAGTAGCTATACACCTGATAAAAAAACTCGTTTAGCCACTTATGCTGCCCGCTGTATTGAAAACGAAATTTTAATGCATTTACGCGCACAAAAAAAGGTACAAAAAGATGTCTCATTATTTGAACCGATTGGAGTGGATAAAGAAGGACAATCTTTACAAATTCGAGATTTACTGCAGCTAGAAGAACAACCAGCCATAGATAAAATCGAGCAAAAGGAAAGCTTTGAGCAGCTGTACGCCTATTTAAATACATTAGATCCAAGAGAATTAGAGATTATTGTGTACCGGTATGGACTAAACGATAATGATCCATTAACTCAAAAGGAAATAGCAAAAAAACTGAAAATATCAAGAAGCTATGTATCACGTATAGAAAAGCGTGCACTTGTGAAGCTATATCAACAATTTAAGCACAATCAAGCCGAGAAAGAAAATCGAAAAGCAGATATCGAATCATCTCATCTTAGTAATTAA
- the pssA gene encoding CDP-diacylglycerol--serine O-phosphatidyltransferase has product MFIIHMVDSTIKKIKSHAANLITLCNLSFGGASIMATINEAYSYSVLFIFIAAFLDRYDGKVARKFNQESELGKQLDSMGDIISFGVAPALLMYECILHEFGMIGIIFTILYMACGAFRLARFNVSEATGYFIGLPITAAGTFLTFSYFLIPVVGQQFYLFLFPLLSILMVCTLTLKKV; this is encoded by the coding sequence ATGTTTATCATCCATATGGTGGATTCCACGATTAAAAAGATTAAATCGCACGCTGCTAATCTAATTACACTTTGTAATTTGTCTTTCGGTGGTGCCTCGATTATGGCAACAATAAATGAAGCATATAGTTACAGTGTTTTATTTATTTTTATTGCTGCTTTCCTAGATCGATATGATGGCAAGGTAGCAAGAAAATTTAACCAAGAGTCGGAGCTTGGTAAGCAATTAGACTCTATGGGTGATATTATATCATTTGGTGTAGCTCCTGCTCTATTAATGTACGAATGTATTCTTCATGAGTTCGGAATGATTGGAATAATCTTCACAATTCTTTACATGGCCTGTGGCGCATTCCGATTAGCTCGTTTTAATGTCTCAGAAGCTACCGGCTATTTTATCGGGTTACCAATTACCGCAGCAGGTACCTTTTTAACTTTTTCATATTTCCTTATTCCAGTAGTCGGACAACAATTTTATTTATTCCTATTTCCGTTGCTATCCATCTTGATGGTATGTACATTAACATTAAAAAAGGTCTAA
- a CDS encoding helix-hairpin-helix domain-containing protein, giving the protein MVLFPGIVCLILLYVFLQQDSSKEAETYPITTIPQTQDEEIVDSVTSDVQTPEPIVETIMVDVKGAVKSPGVYVLTTDERIIDAIEMAGGYTEEAQSTAVNHAQKLQDEMLIYIPKIGEEIDQDHANGQVISSPAKSTDATSVKVNLNSADVTELTTLPGIGASKAQAIIAFREENGSFKTIEDLKNVSGIGEKTFEKLKEYIVVR; this is encoded by the coding sequence ATGGTGCTATTCCCCGGCATTGTTTGTTTAATTCTCCTTTATGTTTTCCTTCAACAAGACTCTTCGAAAGAAGCAGAAACCTATCCAATTACAACGATTCCACAAACGCAAGATGAAGAAATTGTAGATAGTGTAACTTCAGATGTCCAAACTCCGGAACCGATAGTCGAAACAATTATGGTTGATGTAAAAGGTGCAGTAAAATCACCAGGTGTTTACGTCTTAACAACAGATGAACGAATTATTGATGCTATTGAAATGGCTGGTGGATATACCGAGGAAGCTCAATCGACAGCTGTGAATCATGCTCAAAAGCTCCAAGATGAGATGCTTATCTATATTCCGAAAATTGGGGAAGAGATTGACCAAGATCACGCAAATGGACAAGTAATTAGTTCTCCAGCTAAATCCACTGATGCAACAAGTGTTAAGGTGAATTTAAACAGTGCGGATGTTACAGAGTTAACAACTTTACCTGGAATCGGGGCATCAAAAGCTCAAGCTATTATTGCTTTTCGTGAGGAAAATGGCTCATTTAAAACAATTGAGGATCTTAAAAATGTTTCTGGAATCGGAGAAAAAACCTTTGAAAAGTTAAAAGAATACATCGTAGTAAGGTAA
- the greA gene encoding transcription elongation factor GreA, which produces MANEKQYPMTIAGKQKLEEELEHLKTVKRKEVVERIKIARSFGDLSENSEYDSAKEEQGFVEGRITTIESMLRNALIIEESGASDVVSLGKTVSFIELPDGDEEEYTIVGSAEADPFEGRISNDSPIARALLGRKVDDIVKLITPGGDMEVRIVAIKTAN; this is translated from the coding sequence TTGGCAAATGAAAAACAATACCCAATGACCATAGCTGGGAAACAAAAATTAGAAGAAGAATTAGAGCATTTAAAAACTGTTAAGCGTAAAGAAGTAGTAGAGCGTATTAAAATTGCTCGCAGCTTTGGTGATTTATCTGAGAATTCAGAATATGATTCAGCTAAAGAAGAACAAGGATTTGTTGAGGGTCGTATCACAACAATCGAATCAATGCTTCGTAATGCATTAATCATAGAAGAATCTGGAGCGAGTGACGTTGTATCTTTAGGTAAAACAGTGTCATTCATCGAGCTTCCAGATGGTGATGAAGAAGAATATACTATTGTAGGTTCTGCAGAAGCGGATCCATTTGAGGGACGTATTTCGAATGATTCTCCAATTGCAAGAGCACTATTAGGTCGTAAAGTGGATGATATCGTAAAATTAATAACTCCAGGTGGAGATATGGAAGTACGTATTGTCGCAATTAAAACAGCTAATTAA
- a CDS encoding YrrS family protein: protein MSKGQESLTRTEHKRSEQRSKKNKVDKILNILIAIVSILIILNVMTIFNDDDKEQAKEVVEKQNANKNAESEDTKNTDSDSEKNVASAEEIEHGQSESQDDANSEEITDTEIIVQASNDPTVEEVIVNPQWKVTPTKQVGEHVSAYEKGHPDYEEKLETYRQAVQLEEENIIFWSVKNNGSTDSSVAVVSNMDKTENYRIYIEWLQNEGWKPVKVEKLNQAVGSR, encoded by the coding sequence ATGTCTAAAGGACAAGAATCTTTAACACGCACTGAACACAAACGAAGTGAGCAAAGAAGTAAAAAAAACAAAGTAGACAAAATCTTAAATATTTTAATTGCCATTGTTTCAATTTTAATTATTTTAAATGTCATGACAATCTTTAATGATGATGATAAAGAACAGGCAAAAGAAGTAGTTGAAAAACAAAATGCAAACAAAAATGCGGAGTCAGAAGATACTAAAAATACAGATAGCGATTCAGAAAAAAATGTAGCTTCAGCAGAGGAAATTGAACACGGTCAGTCGGAATCACAAGATGATGCAAATTCGGAAGAGATAACGGATACAGAGATTATTGTTCAAGCATCAAATGATCCAACGGTTGAAGAAGTAATTGTGAACCCACAATGGAAAGTAACGCCAACCAAACAAGTGGGTGAGCATGTTTCAGCTTACGAAAAGGGTCATCCTGATTACGAGGAAAAATTAGAAACGTATCGTCAAGCTGTTCAGCTAGAGGAAGAAAATATTATCTTTTGGTCGGTTAAAAATAATGGAAGTACCGATAGTTCAGTAGCAGTTGTATCAAACATGGACAAAACTGAAAATTATCGTATTTACATTGAATGGTTGCAAAATGAAGGCTGGAAACCTGTAAAAGTTGAAAAACTAAATCAGGCTGTTGGGTCTCGATAG
- the rsfS gene encoding ribosome silencing factor: MTQTLLEIVYKALDDKRAEDIVVLNMENISLLADYFLICNGNSDRQAQAIAREVQEKAQENGYEVKRIEGFDSARWILVDLGDVVVHIFHKDERAFYNLERLWGDAPQLDLPTVE, encoded by the coding sequence ATGACGCAAACCTTACTAGAAATTGTTTATAAAGCATTGGATGATAAAAGAGCAGAAGATATCGTTGTATTAAATATGGAGAATATCTCTTTACTAGCAGATTATTTTCTAATTTGTAACGGTAATTCCGATCGTCAAGCTCAAGCAATTGCAAGAGAAGTTCAAGAAAAGGCACAAGAAAACGGCTATGAAGTTAAACGGATTGAGGGGTTTGACTCTGCACGCTGGATTTTAGTTGACCTTGGAGATGTAGTCGTACACATCTTCCATAAAGATGAACGTGCATTTTATAACTTAGAACGTCTTTGGGGAGATGCTCCTCAGCTTGATTTACCAACAGTAGAATGA
- a CDS encoding YqeG family HAD IIIA-type phosphatase, translating to MYNFLLPREFVTTVFEITPEKLASLGIKGVITDLDNTLIEWDRPDATEEIAAWMKLMEDAGIRVIIASNNNQERVKRFAEPLGIPFIFRAKKPLGAAYYAAMKEIRLKSNEVAMVGDQLLTDIMGANRLKLYTFLVRPVAESDGFVTLFNRFIERRVFKSLKRKGIKTWEEQQ from the coding sequence TTGTATAATTTTTTATTGCCGAGAGAGTTTGTAACTACTGTATTTGAAATTACACCAGAAAAATTAGCTTCCTTAGGGATTAAAGGGGTTATTACAGATTTAGATAATACCCTAATTGAATGGGACAGACCAGATGCAACAGAAGAAATTGCTGCTTGGATGAAGCTAATGGAAGATGCAGGGATTCGTGTCATCATAGCATCTAACAATAACCAAGAACGCGTAAAGCGATTTGCAGAACCACTCGGAATTCCGTTTATTTTTCGAGCAAAAAAACCTTTAGGGGCAGCCTATTATGCGGCCATGAAAGAAATTCGCTTAAAAAGTAATGAAGTAGCAATGGTTGGCGATCAATTATTAACGGATATTATGGGGGCCAACCGTTTGAAATTATATACATTTTTAGTCCGACCTGTTGCAGAGTCGGATGGTTTTGTTACGCTTTTTAATCGTTTTATAGAGCGACGTGTCTTTAAATCGTTAAAACGAAAAGGAATAAAGACTTGGGAGGAACAGCAATGA
- the yhbY gene encoding ribosome assembly RNA-binding protein YhbY — protein MLTGKQKRFLRAEAHHLTPIFQVGKGGVNDQMISQLRDVLEARELIKVRILDNCEEDKDVVASALAKGTGAELVQLIGLTVVLYKESRNNKKIVLPKVDKK, from the coding sequence ATGCTTACTGGCAAACAAAAAAGATTTTTACGTGCTGAAGCACATCATTTAACACCAATTTTTCAGGTAGGTAAGGGTGGCGTAAATGACCAAATGATAAGTCAATTACGTGATGTACTAGAAGCTCGCGAGTTAATTAAAGTACGGATTTTAGACAATTGTGAAGAAGATAAAGACGTAGTTGCAAGCGCTCTTGCAAAAGGAACAGGTGCAGAACTTGTACAACTAATTGGCTTAACAGTTGTTTTATATAAAGAATCAAGAAATAACAAAAAGATCGTTTTACCAAAAGTAGACAAGAAATAA
- the yqeH gene encoding ribosome biogenesis GTPase YqeH yields MSEMPSCIGCGATIQIENPNELGFAPSSSLEKETVICQRCFRLKNYNEIQPVSLTDDDFLRILNGLGEQQGLIVKIVDIFDFNGSWLPGLHRFVGKNPVLLVANKADLLPKSVKPKKVINWIKREARSLGLQPIDVILVSAHKGLGMGEVVDAIEIHREGKDVFVVGCTNVGKSTFINRIIKQATGEGNVITTSHFPGTTLDMIEIPLDDGAAIYDTPGIINHHQMAHHIDSSELKYITPKKEIKPKVYQQNEGQTLFIGALARFDFIKGERSAFTIYAANDLPIHRTKLEKADTLYAEHKGELLAPPTKEHIHLLPELVRHEFAIKEGKTDVVISGLGWITVQHPNVVVAAHAPKGVEVFIRPSLI; encoded by the coding sequence ATGAGTGAAATGCCGAGCTGTATTGGCTGTGGAGCAACTATACAAATAGAAAACCCAAATGAACTAGGATTTGCACCGTCATCCTCATTAGAAAAAGAGACCGTCATCTGTCAAAGATGTTTTCGTTTGAAAAATTATAATGAAATACAACCGGTAAGTTTAACGGATGATGACTTTTTGCGTATATTGAATGGTCTTGGAGAGCAACAGGGTTTGATCGTTAAAATTGTTGATATTTTCGATTTTAATGGAAGCTGGTTACCTGGTCTTCACCGTTTTGTTGGAAAAAATCCGGTTCTATTAGTTGCCAATAAAGCGGATTTATTACCGAAGTCAGTGAAGCCGAAAAAGGTGATTAACTGGATTAAACGAGAAGCTCGTAGTTTAGGTTTACAACCAATCGATGTGATACTTGTTAGTGCCCATAAGGGATTGGGTATGGGAGAAGTAGTAGATGCCATTGAAATACACCGTGAAGGCAAGGATGTTTTTGTTGTAGGGTGTACTAATGTAGGGAAATCTACTTTTATCAACCGAATTATTAAACAGGCAACTGGTGAAGGAAATGTTATTACAACTTCGCACTTCCCAGGTACAACTTTGGACATGATTGAAATCCCTCTTGATGATGGTGCTGCTATTTATGATACACCAGGAATTATTAATCATCATCAGATGGCCCATCATATTGATTCAAGTGAGTTAAAATATATTACGCCTAAAAAAGAAATTAAGCCTAAGGTATATCAGCAAAATGAAGGACAAACTTTATTTATTGGCGCTCTTGCTCGTTTCGATTTCATAAAGGGTGAACGTTCTGCTTTTACAATTTATGCTGCAAATGACTTGCCGATTCACCGTACGAAGCTTGAAAAAGCGGATACCTTGTATGCAGAACACAAAGGGGAACTTCTGGCACCACCAACAAAAGAGCATATACATCTTCTTCCGGAACTAGTACGCCATGAATTTGCCATTAAAGAGGGTAAAACAGACGTAGTAATTTCAGGTTTAGGCTGGATTACTGTTCAGCATCCCAATGTTGTCGTAGCAGCTCATGCTCCAAAAGGGGTAGAGGTATTTATTCGCCCGTCTTTAATTTAA
- the aroE gene encoding shikimate dehydrogenase → MKKWFAVIGDPIAHSKSPNMHSAWFEELNIDAAYIPLHVTNESLESAVASLRTLGASGWNVTIPHKQTIMPFLDELDSLAEKMGAVNTVVSLPDGRLKGYNTDGAGFVHSLEEAIGKHKKEQDILLIGAGGAARGIAFALQEYGYHNLAITNRTVEKAEEIIRELGEGQALSIDEAEQSLDKFGIIIQSTSAGLANSDFKLPLALDKLQEGAIAADIVYNPLMTPFLLEAQKKNAQIVNGLGMFVHQGAISFNYWLGQYPNTNNMIKRLTAELNQLI, encoded by the coding sequence ATGAAAAAATGGTTTGCTGTAATTGGGGATCCGATAGCCCATTCAAAATCCCCTAATATGCATAGTGCTTGGTTTGAAGAATTGAATATTGATGCAGCATATATTCCATTGCATGTAACAAATGAAAGTTTGGAAAGTGCTGTTGCATCGCTAAGAACATTAGGGGCAAGTGGATGGAACGTCACGATTCCACATAAACAAACCATCATGCCTTTTTTAGATGAACTCGATTCCCTTGCTGAAAAAATGGGGGCTGTCAATACAGTCGTAAGTCTGCCAGATGGACGACTAAAGGGCTATAACACAGATGGTGCAGGCTTTGTTCACTCTCTTGAAGAAGCAATTGGAAAACATAAAAAAGAGCAAGATATATTGTTGATAGGTGCAGGTGGTGCTGCTCGCGGTATTGCATTTGCATTACAAGAGTACGGATATCACAATCTTGCAATAACGAATCGTACTGTTGAAAAGGCGGAGGAAATTATACGTGAGTTAGGTGAGGGACAGGCACTTTCTATCGACGAGGCTGAACAGTCCCTGGACAAATTCGGTATTATTATCCAATCCACATCTGCAGGACTTGCTAATAGTGATTTTAAATTGCCTCTAGCTCTTGATAAGTTACAAGAAGGAGCAATTGCTGCCGATATTGTGTATAATCCTTTAATGACACCATTTTTATTAGAGGCACAAAAGAAAAATGCACAAATAGTAAATGGTCTAGGAATGTTCGTCCACCAAGGAGCAATTTCTTTTAACTATTGGTTAGGACAGTATCCAAACACAAATAATATGATAAAAAGATTAACTGCGGAATTAAATCAGTTAATTTAG
- a CDS encoding phosphatidylserine decarboxylase: MKEKIYQSLIELTNGKYSSFMLKKLVTSPFSKNLIERYSKVYGIDVSEVSRNLNSFTSLQDFFTRQLKEEARPVNQAKDLFVSPVDAKVESFGRINEDAVFTVKGKPYTLMDLLGNEQVIDKYKNGQFVVFYLSPANYHRIHSPIDGTVIRQYFLGNKSYPVNQLGLTYGKKPISKNYRMVSEIQLQKNNHVTLVKVGAMFVNSITLTNMSTSWKKGEEIGFFGFGSTVVMLFEKDFITFTENIKKGHNVKMGEPIAIML; the protein is encoded by the coding sequence ATGAAAGAAAAAATATATCAATCACTTATTGAACTTACGAATGGAAAATACAGTTCCTTCATGCTTAAAAAACTTGTGACATCTCCATTCAGTAAAAACCTCATAGAACGTTATAGTAAAGTATACGGAATAGATGTATCCGAGGTTTCACGTAATTTGAACAGTTTTACAAGTTTACAAGATTTCTTCACAAGGCAGTTAAAAGAAGAAGCAAGGCCTGTGAATCAGGCTAAGGATTTGTTTGTTAGTCCTGTAGATGCAAAAGTTGAATCTTTTGGCCGTATAAATGAAGATGCTGTGTTCACAGTCAAAGGAAAGCCGTATACACTAATGGATTTGTTAGGGAACGAGCAGGTAATAGACAAATATAAAAATGGCCAGTTTGTTGTATTTTATTTAAGTCCCGCTAATTATCATCGTATTCATAGTCCGATTGATGGGACGGTGATTCGTCAATATTTTCTTGGAAACAAATCATACCCGGTGAATCAGTTAGGTTTAACTTACGGTAAAAAGCCTATTAGTAAAAACTATCGAATGGTCAGCGAAATACAGCTACAAAAGAATAATCATGTGACTCTTGTTAAAGTTGGGGCGATGTTCGTCAACTCCATTACACTAACAAATATGTCGACATCTTGGAAAAAGGGTGAAGAGATAGGGTTTTTTGGCTTTGGTTCTACGGTTGTCATGTTATTCGAGAAAGACTTTATTACCTTTACTGAAAATATTAAAAAAGGGCATAATGTGAAGATGGGAGAACCTATAGCAATTATGTTATAA
- the mtnN gene encoding 5'-methylthioadenosine/S-adenosylhomocysteine nucleosidase, with the protein MKIAVIGAMEEEVELLRNSLADTQVTTIANSEYTTGKYQDKEVILLKSGIGKVNAAMSTTALLYGFKPDVVINTGSAGGYDPSLDVGAIVISDEVRHHDVDVTIFNYEMGQVPQLPPAFKSDERLMKLAEEAVSEIGEHQFGVGLICSGDSFMNDPERVAKVREYFPKMKAVEMEAAAVAQVCYQFKTPFVVIRALSDIAGKESNISFEEFLPVAAKHSTEIVLKTIEKL; encoded by the coding sequence ATGAAAATTGCAGTAATCGGAGCAATGGAAGAAGAAGTAGAATTATTAAGAAATTCACTTGCTGATACACAAGTAACTACAATCGCAAACAGTGAATATACAACCGGAAAATATCAAGATAAAGAAGTTATTTTACTGAAAAGTGGAATTGGTAAAGTAAATGCTGCAATGTCTACTACAGCCTTACTATACGGATTTAAACCGGACGTAGTAATTAATACGGGATCTGCAGGCGGATACGATCCATCATTGGATGTAGGTGCTATCGTAATTTCAGATGAAGTACGTCACCATGATGTTGATGTTACTATCTTTAATTATGAAATGGGTCAAGTGCCTCAATTACCACCAGCTTTCAAATCAGATGAACGTTTAATGAAATTGGCAGAAGAAGCTGTTTCAGAGATCGGTGAGCACCAATTTGGAGTTGGGTTAATATGTTCGGGAGATTCCTTTATGAATGATCCTGAGCGTGTAGCAAAGGTGAGAGAATACTTCCCAAAGATGAAAGCGGTTGAGATGGAAGCTGCAGCAGTTGCACAAGTATGCTATCAATTTAAAACACCTTTTGTTGTGATTCGCGCTCTATCTGATATTGCTGGAAAGGAATCAAACATAAGCTTTGAAGAGTTTTTACCAGTGGCTGCAAAGCATTCGACTGAAATTGTCCTTAAGACAATTGAAAAGTTATAA
- a CDS encoding nicotinate-nucleotide adenylyltransferase: MKKVGILGGTFNPPHIGHLIMANEAFDALSLDEVRFMPNAIAPHKQLVDDASMENRLRMVEIATQPYEHFTIESIELALGGVSYTYNTIVELLKREPGVQFYFIIGGDMIDSLHSWYKIDELIKLVQFVGLKRPGTNSATTYDVKMVEAPEIDLSSTLIRSRLKTGSTLEFLLPVGVESYIRKEGLYGTR; this comes from the coding sequence ATGAAAAAAGTTGGCATTTTAGGTGGGACGTTTAATCCTCCTCATATCGGACATTTAATAATGGCAAATGAAGCATTTGATGCGCTTTCCCTTGATGAAGTCCGGTTTATGCCAAATGCAATTGCTCCACATAAACAATTGGTCGATGATGCATCCATGGAAAATCGTCTCCGTATGGTAGAAATCGCTACCCAACCATATGAGCACTTCACAATTGAATCGATCGAATTAGCGCTTGGTGGGGTATCTTACACGTATAATACGATAGTTGAACTATTAAAGCGTGAACCGGGCGTACAATTTTATTTTATCATCGGAGGCGATATGATTGATTCCCTTCATTCATGGTATAAGATAGACGAATTAATCAAATTGGTTCAGTTCGTTGGACTTAAAAGACCTGGAACTAACTCGGCTACTACATATGATGTGAAAATGGTGGAAGCTCCTGAAATTGATTTATCTTCAACTCTAATCAGAAGTAGGCTGAAAACAGGGAGCACTTTAGAGTTTTTGTTGCCCGTCGGTGTGGAAAGTTATATTCGAAAGGAAGGTCTATATGGAACGCGATAA
- the yqeK gene encoding bis(5'-nucleosyl)-tetraphosphatase (symmetrical) YqeK, with the protein MERDKYLAAIKPRMPEKRYIHTIGVMETALRLARKYGEETESAETAAILHDIAKYADEEWMCQIVKENGLDMRLVHWGSEILHGPVGAWIAETEFNITNEEILNAIRFHTTGRAGMTKLEKIIYIADMIEPNRKFDGVEKLRKVADQDLDLAMKACISHSIGYLVQTEQQIYPVSIECFNDVISKNA; encoded by the coding sequence ATGGAACGCGATAAGTATTTAGCCGCAATAAAACCACGTATGCCTGAAAAAAGATATATTCATACTATTGGTGTAATGGAAACGGCACTTCGATTGGCAAGGAAGTATGGTGAAGAAACTGAGTCTGCTGAAACTGCAGCAATCCTACATGATATTGCAAAGTATGCTGATGAAGAGTGGATGTGTCAAATTGTAAAAGAAAACGGCCTTGACATGAGACTTGTTCATTGGGGTTCTGAAATTTTACATGGTCCGGTAGGTGCTTGGATCGCAGAAACTGAATTTAATATAACAAACGAAGAAATTTTAAATGCTATTCGTTTTCATACAACCGGTAGAGCGGGAATGACAAAATTAGAGAAAATTATTTATATAGCAGATATGATTGAACCAAATCGGAAATTTGACGGGGTTGAAAAACTACGAAAAGTAGCAGATCAGGATTTGGATCTTGCAATGAAAGCATGTATTAGCCATTCAATTGGATATTTAGTTCAAACAGAACAACAAATTTATCCTGTATCGATTGAATGTTTTAATGATGTTATTTCAAAAAACGCTTAG
- a CDS encoding class I SAM-dependent methyltransferase — translation MNSSYERFAIVYDQLMQDIPYDQYVNWVKTNAPNEQYPRLLDIGCGTGTLSLFFHQEGYEVSGIDLSEDMLAVAYERLQTQGATIPLFTMSMDELEGFSNLDVVTIPIDSINYVVNQDAVIETLKRIYSSLRQGGQLFFDVHSLFKMDHIFMESPFTYDDGEITYLWYTEPGEFEHSIYHQMTFFLKEESGLFERFDEEHYQRTFAVDMYVNWLKEIGFTHVEVTADWSEDSPAEESERIFFRAIK, via the coding sequence ATGAATTCAAGCTATGAAAGATTTGCAATTGTGTACGATCAATTAATGCAGGATATTCCATATGACCAATATGTAAACTGGGTGAAAACAAATGCTCCAAATGAACAGTACCCTAGATTGTTGGATATTGGTTGTGGTACTGGTACTCTTTCTCTTTTCTTTCATCAAGAGGGCTATGAGGTAAGTGGAATTGACTTATCAGAAGATATGTTAGCCGTTGCCTATGAGCGATTACAAACACAGGGTGCAACAATCCCTTTGTTTACTATGTCAATGGACGAATTAGAAGGTTTCTCCAATTTAGATGTGGTTACCATTCCAATCGATTCTATTAATTACGTTGTAAACCAGGATGCGGTGATTGAAACTCTAAAAAGAATATATAGTTCCTTACGTCAGGGCGGTCAATTATTTTTTGATGTGCACTCTCTGTTTAAAATGGACCATATATTTATGGAAAGTCCTTTTACTTATGATGATGGTGAGATTACTTACCTATGGTATACAGAGCCTGGTGAATTCGAACACTCGATTTATCACCAAATGACTTTCTTTTTAAAAGAAGAGAGTGGTCTTTTCGAACGATTTGATGAAGAGCACTATCAAAGAACATTTGCTGTTGACATGTACGTAAATTGGTTAAAAGAAATCGGTTTTACACATGTTGAAGTTACAGCAGATTGGTCAGAAGACAGTCCAGCAGAAGAAAGTGAGCGAATTTTTTTCCGTGCCATAAAATAA
- the udk gene encoding uridine kinase: protein MSKKRPLVIGIAGGSCSGKTSVTHAIYDVFREHSVVVIEQDYYYKNQSHLTFEERLKTNYDHPLAFDNDLLLEHVNSLLQRQAIDKPVYDYVNHTRADEVIHVDPKDVIILEGILVLEDKRLRDLMDIKLFVDTDSDLRIIRRIERDIKERGRTIDSVIDQYLTAVRPMHNLFIEPTKRYADVIIPEGGENEVAIDLMVTKIKTILETTTIV, encoded by the coding sequence ATGTCGAAAAAGCGCCCTTTAGTAATAGGGATTGCAGGCGGTTCATGTTCCGGGAAAACGAGCGTGACTCATGCCATCTATGATGTCTTTCGTGAGCACTCCGTTGTTGTAATTGAACAAGATTACTATTATAAAAACCAAAGTCATTTAACTTTTGAAGAACGTTTGAAAACAAACTATGATCACCCACTAGCCTTTGATAACGATTTATTATTGGAGCATGTTAATAGCTTATTACAAAGACAAGCTATCGATAAACCTGTCTATGACTACGTAAATCATACACGTGCAGATGAGGTAATACATGTGGATCCAAAAGATGTAATTATCTTAGAAGGAATCCTTGTTTTAGAAGATAAACGATTACGAGATTTGATGGATATTAAATTATTTGTCGATACAGATTCAGATTTACGTATAATTCGTCGTATTGAGCGAGATATTAAGGAACGAGGTAGAACAATCGATTCTGTTATTGATCAATATCTGACAGCTGTTCGCCCAATGCATAACTTATTCATTGAACCAACAAAACGATATGCAGATGTTATTATTCCAGAAGGCGGAGAAAATGAAGTTGCAATTGATTTAATGGTAACAAAAATTAAAACAATTCTTGAAACTACAACAATTGTGTAA